One Mycobacterium marseillense DNA window includes the following coding sequences:
- a CDS encoding septum formation family protein, with the protein MPTATAAPLPPGSHTEKWIDLRAGQCVADLPPADGSRVDVTVVDCATAHLAEVYLRAPMAVDTAIATVANRDCAAGLAPYTGQSVDAGRFSITYLIDSNQDRTGANPTPSTVICLLQSANGQPLTGSAHRPGA; encoded by the coding sequence ATGCCCACCGCCACCGCCGCACCCTTGCCGCCCGGGTCGCACACCGAGAAGTGGATCGACCTGCGGGCCGGTCAGTGCGTCGCCGACCTGCCGCCGGCCGACGGGAGCCGCGTCGACGTCACCGTCGTCGACTGCGCGACAGCGCATTTGGCCGAGGTGTATCTACGGGCCCCGATGGCCGTCGACACCGCGATCGCCACCGTCGCCAACCGGGATTGCGCCGCCGGGCTCGCCCCGTACACCGGGCAATCCGTTGACGCCGGCCGGTTTTCGATCACCTATCTGATCGACTCGAACCAGGACCGCACGGGCGCCAACCCGACGCCGAGCACCGTCATCTGCTTGCTGCAGTCCGCCAACGGGCAACCGCTGACCGGATCAGCGCACCGGCCAGGCGCCTAG
- a CDS encoding carboxymuconolactone decarboxylase family protein, which translates to MTRMPLAHADEQPEHLRELLARPDTLDVLRLIANAPNVFDGWSLMAGRLFDSPTFSARMREVIILRVAHLQDSPYELAQHVIFARNAGLTEHEIDALLGKADLDAAQFSDGERLVIDTVTELCTTRRLSDDSFAAAHTLLGDEALTEMLMIVSCYYGLALVLNAVDLDIDAPT; encoded by the coding sequence GTGACCCGCATGCCGCTTGCCCACGCAGACGAGCAGCCCGAACACCTCCGGGAGCTCCTCGCCCGTCCCGACACGCTCGACGTGCTGCGGCTGATCGCCAACGCCCCCAACGTCTTCGACGGGTGGTCGCTGATGGCCGGGCGGCTCTTCGACAGCCCGACCTTCAGCGCGCGGATGCGCGAGGTCATCATCCTGCGGGTGGCCCACCTGCAGGACTCGCCCTACGAACTCGCCCAGCACGTGATCTTCGCCCGCAACGCGGGGCTGACCGAGCACGAAATCGACGCGCTGCTCGGCAAGGCGGACCTGGACGCCGCCCAATTCAGCGACGGCGAACGCCTGGTCATCGACACCGTTACCGAACTGTGCACCACCCGCCGCCTGTCCGACGACTCGTTCGCCGCGGCCCACACCCTGCTCGGCGACGAGGCGCTCACCGAGATGCTGATGATCGTCAGCTGCTACTACGGCCTGGCGTTGGTGCTCAACGCCGTCGACCTCGACATCGACGCCCCCACATGA
- a CDS encoding cytochrome P450, with the protein MSLKTGPKKGLAARTNGSPPPEIPLADIHLDSLDFWALDDDVRDGTFATLRREAPISFWPAIEYEGFEPGDGHWALTKHDDVFFASRHPDIFSSSPNITINDNTPEISEYFGSMIVLDDPRHQRLRSIVSRAFTPKVVARIEASVRERARRLVSALIADHPDGEAELVGQLAGPLPLQVICDMMGIPEEDHQRIFHWTNVILGFGDPDLATDFGEFLQVSMDIGAYASALAEDRRSNHHDDLTSSLVEAEVDGERLTSAEIASFFILLVVAGNETTRNAISHGVLALSRYPAERDKWWSNFDRLAPTAVEEIVRWASPVIYMRRTLTRDYKLSGTKMKAGDKVTLWYNSANRDESTFDNPWLFDLARTPNPHFGFGGGGAHFCLGANLARREIRVVFDELRREIPDIVATDEPARLLSQFIHGIKTLPVAWTPPR; encoded by the coding sequence GTGAGCCTGAAGACGGGCCCCAAGAAGGGCCTGGCGGCGCGGACGAACGGGTCGCCGCCGCCCGAGATCCCGCTGGCCGACATCCATCTCGACTCGCTGGACTTCTGGGCGCTCGACGACGACGTCCGCGACGGCACCTTCGCCACCCTGCGCCGCGAGGCGCCGATCTCGTTCTGGCCGGCGATCGAGTACGAGGGGTTTGAGCCGGGCGACGGGCATTGGGCGCTGACCAAGCATGACGACGTGTTTTTCGCGAGCCGTCATCCGGACATCTTCAGCTCCAGCCCCAACATCACGATCAACGACAACACGCCGGAGATCAGCGAATACTTCGGCTCGATGATCGTGCTCGACGATCCGCGGCACCAGCGGCTGCGCTCGATCGTCAGCCGCGCGTTCACCCCGAAAGTGGTGGCGCGCATCGAGGCTTCGGTGCGCGAGCGGGCCCGTCGGCTGGTCTCCGCGCTGATCGCCGACCATCCCGACGGGGAGGCCGAGCTGGTCGGCCAGCTCGCCGGTCCGCTGCCGCTGCAGGTCATCTGCGACATGATGGGCATCCCGGAGGAGGACCATCAGCGAATCTTCCACTGGACCAACGTGATTCTCGGGTTCGGCGACCCGGACCTGGCCACCGATTTCGGGGAGTTCCTGCAGGTGTCGATGGACATCGGCGCCTACGCCAGCGCGCTGGCCGAGGACCGGCGATCCAACCACCACGACGACCTGACCAGCAGCCTGGTCGAGGCCGAGGTCGACGGGGAACGGCTCACCTCGGCCGAGATCGCGTCGTTCTTCATCCTGTTGGTGGTGGCGGGCAACGAGACGACGCGCAACGCCATCAGCCATGGCGTGCTGGCGCTCTCGCGCTATCCCGCCGAGCGGGACAAGTGGTGGTCCAACTTCGACCGCCTCGCACCCACCGCCGTGGAGGAGATCGTGCGGTGGGCGTCCCCGGTGATCTACATGCGCCGCACGCTGACCCGGGACTACAAGCTGTCGGGCACCAAGATGAAGGCCGGCGACAAGGTCACGCTGTGGTACAATTCGGCCAATCGCGACGAGTCGACGTTCGACAACCCGTGGCTTTTCGACCTCGCCCGCACCCCCAATCCCCATTTCGGCTTCGGCGGCGGGGGCGCGCATTTCTGCCTGGGCGCGAACCTGGCCCGCCGCGAAATCCGGGTGGTCTTCGACGAATTGCGCCGCGAGATACCCGACATCGTCGCGACGGACGAACCCGCGCGACTGCTGTCGCAGTTCATCCACGGCATCAAGACGCTGCCGGTCGCCTGGACTCCTCCACGCTAG
- a CDS encoding cutinase family protein, which yields MGTLDGMFARHIVRSFGPAVVIAASGMAASAISGSLIPTATAQCPDVQVVFARGTGEEPGVGPTGQAFVDALHQRVGDRSFDVYPVNYPATDQWDTGIDGIRDASTHVVSMAHDCPTTKMVLGGYSQGAAVMGFVTSAAVPEGIDPATVPKPLAPDVANHVSSVVLFGMPNVRAMNFLGEPPVVIGPTYADKTLKVCAIEDPVCSDGMNFAAHNTYADDGSIIDKGVAFASSHLGMGGAAPAPPPAGGGFGG from the coding sequence ATGGGCACATTGGACGGCATGTTTGCGCGTCACATCGTTCGTTCGTTTGGTCCAGCAGTAGTTATCGCCGCATCGGGCATGGCCGCCTCGGCCATCTCCGGTTCCCTCATCCCCACCGCCACCGCCCAGTGTCCCGACGTGCAAGTGGTCTTCGCCCGCGGCACCGGCGAAGAACCCGGCGTCGGCCCCACCGGACAAGCCTTCGTCGACGCCCTGCACCAACGCGTCGGCGACCGCTCCTTTGACGTCTACCCCGTCAACTACCCCGCCACCGACCAATGGGACACCGGCATCGACGGCATCCGCGACGCCAGCACCCACGTCGTATCCATGGCACACGACTGCCCCACCACCAAAATGGTCCTCGGCGGCTACTCCCAAGGCGCGGCCGTCATGGGCTTTGTCACCTCCGCAGCCGTCCCCGAAGGCATCGACCCCGCCACCGTCCCCAAACCCCTGGCCCCCGACGTCGCCAACCACGTCTCCTCGGTCGTGCTCTTCGGCATGCCCAACGTGCGCGCCATGAACTTCCTCGGCGAACCCCCCGTCGTCATCGGCCCCACCTACGCCGACAAAACCCTCAAAGTCTGCGCCATCGAAGACCCCGTCTGCTCTGACGGCATGAACTTCGCCGCCCACAACACCTACGCCGACGACGGCTCCATCATCGACAAAGGCGTCGCCTTCGCCTCCAGCCACCTCGGCATGGGCGGGGCCGCGCCGGCGCCGCCGCCGGCGGGCGGCGGCTTCGGCGGCTGA
- a CDS encoding flavin-containing monooxygenase: protein MKTDRFDAIIVGAGFGGIGAAIQLKRLGFEHFVILDREDDLGGTWHVNHYPGVAVDIPSTTYSYWFEPNPEWSRLFAPGAEVKAYAADVADKYDVRRHMRFNTTVEGAQWDEETAGWRVALAGGETLTCRFLITATGFLSQPHMPDIPGIGSFKGKVVHTTAWDHGYAYQGRRIAVIGTGASAVQVIPELAKEAADLTVYQRTAAHILPKPDFPFSPGVQRMFARLPVLQRALRWVTDIVMEIILVVGALKFRQTRGRGNIAFADLSKINRFRTLRDKDLRAKLTPDYDCGCKRPTMSNDFYRAFTMPHVHLETNTIERIEADGIVTADGRKTVIDTLVLATGFDLWEANFPAIEVVGRKGRNLGKWWRETRFQAYQGVSVPYFPNYLGLASPFAFSGFSFFHTIEYQMRHIDRLLGEVKRRGAATFEVTEEANSRFLERMHELLETSVFTNGDCATARSYYFNPSGEATLLRATSTLNAVRENRTFPLSDYVIA from the coding sequence GTGAAAACGGACCGTTTCGACGCGATCATCGTAGGCGCAGGTTTCGGCGGCATCGGCGCCGCCATTCAGCTCAAACGCCTCGGGTTTGAACACTTCGTCATCCTCGACCGCGAGGACGACCTGGGCGGCACCTGGCACGTCAACCACTACCCGGGCGTCGCCGTCGACATCCCCTCCACCACGTACTCGTACTGGTTCGAGCCCAATCCCGAGTGGTCACGGCTGTTCGCGCCGGGCGCCGAGGTCAAGGCCTATGCCGCCGACGTCGCCGACAAGTACGACGTGCGCCGCCACATGCGGTTCAACACGACCGTTGAGGGCGCGCAGTGGGATGAGGAGACCGCGGGGTGGCGCGTCGCGCTGGCCGGCGGCGAAACCCTGACCTGCCGGTTCCTGATCACCGCGACCGGCTTCCTGTCCCAGCCGCACATGCCGGACATCCCCGGCATCGGCAGCTTCAAGGGCAAGGTGGTGCACACCACCGCGTGGGACCACGGCTATGCCTACCAGGGGCGCCGCATCGCGGTCATCGGCACCGGGGCATCCGCGGTGCAGGTCATCCCCGAGCTGGCCAAAGAGGCCGCGGACCTGACCGTCTACCAGCGCACCGCGGCGCACATCCTGCCCAAGCCCGATTTCCCGTTTTCTCCGGGCGTGCAGCGCATGTTTGCCCGGCTGCCCGTGCTGCAACGTGCGCTGCGCTGGGTGACAGACATCGTCATGGAGATCATCTTGGTCGTCGGTGCGCTGAAATTTCGGCAGACCCGGGGGCGGGGGAATATCGCCTTCGCCGACCTGTCCAAGATCAATCGGTTCAGGACGCTCCGGGACAAGGACCTGCGCGCCAAGTTGACGCCGGACTACGACTGCGGCTGCAAGCGGCCCACCATGTCGAACGACTTCTACCGCGCTTTCACCATGCCGCACGTGCACTTGGAGACCAACACAATCGAGCGCATCGAGGCCGACGGCATCGTCACCGCGGACGGGCGTAAGACCGTCATCGACACCCTGGTGCTCGCGACCGGCTTTGACCTGTGGGAAGCCAACTTCCCGGCTATCGAGGTGGTCGGCCGCAAAGGCCGCAACCTCGGAAAGTGGTGGCGGGAGACCAGGTTCCAGGCCTACCAGGGCGTGTCGGTCCCCTACTTCCCCAACTACTTGGGCCTAGCCAGTCCGTTTGCCTTCTCCGGATTCTCGTTCTTCCACACCATCGAATACCAAATGCGGCACATCGATCGGCTTTTGGGTGAGGTCAAGCGCCGCGGCGCGGCAACCTTCGAGGTGACCGAGGAAGCGAATAGCCGTTTCCTCGAACGGATGCACGAACTGTTGGAAACCTCGGTGTTCACCAACGGCGACTGCGCGACGGCGCGCTCCTACTATTTCAATCCCAGCGGTGAGGCGACCTTGCTACGGGCGACCTCGACGCTGAACGCGGTGCGCGAAAACCGGACGTTCCCGCTGAGCGACTACGTCATCGCCTAG
- a CDS encoding ester cyclase: MSIPAFPPPEVLAAREKLVLDHFHDEVRQAWDDVLATFPHPRYELIPQMLVHDGDAAVRGYYAETRTAFPDQDHEIIALRHSADAVIVEFWLMGTHLGYLGKVPPTGSRFRVRMTAYFVFDDTETLVCERIYFDSLTMVKQLLGGLDMKRPANWWLAARCVRGFLSMSSGKPDPALTNTS; this comes from the coding sequence GTGAGCATCCCCGCGTTCCCGCCTCCTGAGGTGCTGGCCGCCCGCGAGAAACTCGTGCTCGACCATTTCCACGACGAGGTCCGCCAGGCCTGGGACGACGTCTTGGCGACCTTCCCGCACCCGCGCTACGAGCTGATCCCCCAGATGCTCGTGCACGACGGCGACGCGGCGGTGCGCGGCTACTACGCCGAGACCCGGACGGCGTTTCCCGATCAGGATCACGAGATCATCGCGCTGCGGCACAGCGCCGACGCGGTGATCGTCGAATTCTGGCTGATGGGCACCCACCTCGGCTACCTGGGCAAGGTCCCCCCGACGGGCAGCCGGTTCCGCGTCCGCATGACCGCCTACTTCGTCTTCGACGACACGGAAACCCTTGTCTGCGAGCGCATCTACTTCGACAGCCTGACCATGGTCAAACAGCTCCTCGGCGGGCTGGACATGAAGAGACCGGCGAACTGGTGGCTGGCCGCGCGCTGCGTGCGCGGGTTCCTGTCGATGTCTTCGGGAAAACCGGACCCGGCGCTGACCAACACCTCCTAA
- a CDS encoding cytochrome P450, which produces MNDFDDLDFFTDPTLVPNPHPYFDYLRAQGPVVTEPHHGVVAVTGYDEAMALYKDVDSFSSCIAVGGPFPPLPFEPAGDDISGLIDEHRAQMPLHEHMVTMDPPDHTRARSVLSRLLTPARLKENQDFLWSLADQQLDEFVGRGECEFLDAYSKPYALLAVANLLGVPEADHKEFRAALANSHTAGNLDHDPAAINPLEFLDEKFSFYIEDRRREPRGDVLSDLAAARYPDGSTPEVVDVVRAATFLFGAGQETTAKLLGAALQILCDKPELQRELRDDRSLIPAFIEEALRMEAPVKTTFRLARKATRVGDVDIPAGTTVMLCPGAINRDPDRFEQPHEFRLDRGNVREHIAFARGVHSCPGAPLARVEGRVSLERILDRMGDIRINEAIHGPVGDRRYSYAPTYILRGLNELHLQFTPIT; this is translated from the coding sequence GTGAACGACTTTGACGACCTCGACTTCTTCACCGACCCGACGCTCGTCCCCAACCCGCACCCCTACTTCGACTATCTGCGCGCCCAGGGCCCGGTGGTCACCGAGCCCCACCACGGGGTGGTCGCCGTCACCGGCTACGACGAGGCCATGGCGCTCTACAAAGACGTCGATTCGTTTTCCAGCTGCATCGCGGTGGGCGGCCCGTTCCCACCCCTGCCGTTCGAACCCGCCGGCGACGACATCAGCGGGCTGATCGACGAGCACCGCGCGCAGATGCCGCTGCACGAGCACATGGTGACGATGGATCCGCCGGATCACACCCGCGCCCGATCGGTGCTGAGCCGGCTGCTCACGCCGGCGCGCCTGAAGGAGAACCAGGACTTCCTGTGGAGCCTGGCCGACCAGCAGCTCGATGAATTCGTCGGGCGCGGCGAATGCGAGTTCCTCGACGCGTATTCGAAGCCCTACGCCCTGCTTGCCGTCGCCAACCTGCTCGGGGTGCCCGAAGCCGACCACAAGGAATTCCGTGCCGCACTGGCGAATTCGCACACCGCGGGCAACCTCGACCACGATCCGGCCGCGATCAACCCGCTGGAATTCCTCGACGAGAAGTTCAGCTTCTACATCGAAGACCGCCGCCGCGAGCCGCGCGGCGACGTGCTGAGCGATCTCGCCGCCGCCCGGTACCCGGACGGCTCCACGCCCGAGGTCGTCGACGTCGTGCGCGCCGCCACGTTCCTGTTCGGCGCCGGCCAGGAAACCACGGCCAAGCTGCTCGGCGCCGCGTTGCAGATCCTGTGCGACAAGCCGGAATTGCAGCGGGAGCTGCGCGACGACCGCAGCCTCATCCCCGCCTTCATCGAGGAGGCGCTGCGGATGGAAGCGCCGGTGAAGACGACGTTTCGGTTGGCGCGCAAGGCAACTCGGGTCGGCGACGTCGACATCCCCGCGGGCACCACGGTCATGCTGTGCCCCGGAGCGATCAACCGCGACCCCGACCGCTTCGAGCAGCCGCACGAATTCCGGCTCGACCGGGGCAATGTGCGCGAGCACATCGCTTTCGCGCGCGGCGTGCACAGCTGCCCGGGCGCGCCCCTGGCCCGCGTCGAGGGTCGGGTCTCGCTGGAGCGCATCTTGGACCGGATGGGCGATATCCGGATCAACGAAGCCATCCACGGCCCGGTCGGCGACCGCCGTTACAGTTACGCGCCCACCTACATCCTGCGCGGGCTCAACGAACTGCACCTCCAGTTCACGCCGATCACGTAG
- a CDS encoding Rv3717 family N-acetylmuramoyl-L-alanine amidase: MSDRPGGLRSIARRDVLKIAGVMPVILGAAAVLPAPRAAAGVAGMSVFLDPGHNAVNDASINQQVTNGRGGTKPCQTSGAAAGDGYPEHTFTWTVAGLVSDALNQMGVRTQLSRDSDSGVGPCIDQRAAAANAMRPDAIVSIHADGGPPSGSGFHVNYSSPPLGDVQAGPAVQLAHAMRNALAQSGLPPANYIGSDGLYGRDDLAGLNLAQYPAVLVELGNMNNAGDAARMESVDGRAAYAVAVTRGIVAFLNSKAG, encoded by the coding sequence GTGAGTGATCGCCCGGGCGGACTGCGATCCATCGCACGCCGTGACGTCCTGAAAATCGCCGGCGTCATGCCGGTGATCCTCGGCGCCGCCGCCGTCCTGCCCGCCCCGCGCGCGGCCGCCGGTGTCGCCGGGATGTCGGTCTTCCTCGACCCCGGCCACAACGCCGTCAACGACGCCTCGATCAACCAGCAGGTCACCAACGGCCGCGGCGGCACCAAGCCGTGCCAGACCTCGGGCGCCGCGGCCGGCGACGGCTACCCCGAGCACACCTTCACCTGGACGGTGGCGGGGCTGGTCAGCGACGCGCTGAACCAGATGGGCGTTCGCACCCAGCTCTCGCGCGACAGCGACAGCGGCGTCGGCCCGTGCATCGACCAACGCGCGGCGGCGGCCAACGCCATGCGCCCGGATGCGATCGTGAGCATCCACGCCGACGGGGGACCCCCGTCGGGCAGCGGATTCCACGTCAACTACTCCAGCCCGCCGCTGGGCGACGTCCAGGCCGGGCCCGCCGTGCAGCTGGCCCACGCGATGCGGAATGCCTTGGCCCAGTCGGGTTTACCACCGGCGAACTACATCGGCTCCGACGGCCTGTACGGGCGCGACGACCTGGCCGGGCTGAACCTCGCTCAGTACCCGGCGGTCCTCGTCGAACTCGGCAACATGAACAACGCGGGCGACGCCGCGCGGATGGAAAGCGTGGACGGCCGGGCGGCCTATGCCGTCGCGGTCACCCGGGGGATCGTCGCCTTTCTGAACTCCAAGGCCGGCTGA
- a CDS encoding MmpS family transport accessory protein, translating to MTKHLTGPAIVLAVGFGFANVGGVAHALPQMPQIRYEVNGPAVAEFIYYQTDTGQLHQVNAPLPWSTEFTGYGGEVFTISAQGPGPISCKILVDGNVVSAATATVGTPARTVCTH from the coding sequence ATGACGAAGCACCTCACCGGACCTGCGATCGTGTTGGCCGTCGGTTTCGGGTTCGCGAACGTCGGCGGCGTGGCCCACGCCCTGCCCCAGATGCCGCAGATCCGCTACGAGGTCAACGGGCCCGCGGTCGCCGAATTCATCTACTACCAAACCGACACCGGTCAGCTGCATCAGGTCAACGCGCCGCTGCCCTGGTCGACGGAGTTCACCGGCTACGGCGGCGAAGTGTTCACCATCAGCGCGCAGGGGCCGGGCCCCATTTCCTGCAAGATCCTGGTCGACGGCAACGTCGTCAGCGCGGCGACGGCCACCGTCGGCACGCCCGCCCGAACGGTGTGCACCCACTGA
- a CDS encoding TetR/AcrR family transcriptional regulator: MGYTVLAEEGVRALKVERLCQQAGVTRGSFYWHFEDIDHYRAALVESWNKFLERDRQALSKLDELPPRERLLALTLTLVSPQYWVLERAMREWARLDPVAAENIRAADRLLLRTVVKAYRDYGFSPEDAKLRAELTFAAGIGLLHLTSSAEQAQSLSQRERFLAVMLGETETA, translated from the coding sequence GTGGGCTACACCGTGCTCGCCGAAGAGGGGGTGCGCGCACTCAAGGTCGAACGACTCTGCCAGCAGGCCGGTGTCACGCGCGGCAGCTTCTACTGGCACTTCGAGGACATCGACCACTACCGGGCCGCCCTCGTCGAATCGTGGAACAAGTTTCTCGAACGCGACCGTCAGGCGCTGTCCAAGCTCGACGAGCTGCCGCCCCGGGAACGCCTGTTGGCCCTGACGCTCACGCTGGTCAGCCCCCAGTATTGGGTGCTCGAGCGGGCGATGCGCGAATGGGCCCGCCTGGACCCGGTCGCCGCCGAGAACATCCGCGCGGCCGACCGGCTGCTGCTGCGCACCGTGGTGAAGGCCTACCGCGACTACGGTTTCAGCCCGGAGGACGCCAAGCTGCGCGCGGAGTTGACCTTTGCCGCGGGCATCGGCCTGCTGCACCTCACCAGCTCGGCCGAGCAGGCCCAATCGCTGTCCCAGCGAGAGCGATTTTTGGCCGTCATGCTCGGCGAGACGGAGACGGCCTAG
- a CDS encoding carboxymuconolactone decarboxylase family protein — protein sequence MTRIPYRDPEDMPELARELTARRGNLNVYRALANAEKVFTSWMVAGDAALTSPVLPRRLRELIVLRTAYLMDCAYELGQHRDVAQTVGIDGATIAALTSESDWQNGDFDPTELAVLHLTTELVTTRRVGAALFDSVHTALGSEATMEALMVINRYAGLALMLNALDVDLDENARLPVPPTK from the coding sequence ATGACCCGCATCCCGTACCGCGACCCTGAGGACATGCCCGAACTCGCCCGCGAATTGACCGCGCGGCGCGGCAATCTCAACGTCTACCGCGCGCTGGCCAACGCCGAGAAGGTGTTTACCAGCTGGATGGTGGCCGGCGACGCCGCCCTGACCAGCCCGGTGCTGCCCAGGCGGCTGCGCGAACTCATCGTTTTGCGCACCGCGTATCTCATGGACTGCGCCTACGAGCTCGGCCAACACAGGGACGTCGCCCAAACGGTCGGGATCGACGGCGCCACCATCGCGGCGTTGACCTCCGAATCCGATTGGCAAAACGGTGATTTCGATCCCACCGAGCTGGCCGTGCTGCACCTGACCACCGAGCTGGTGACCACGCGCCGCGTTGGCGCAGCGCTTTTCGACTCGGTGCACACGGCCCTGGGTTCGGAGGCCACCATGGAGGCGTTGATGGTCATCAACCGATACGCCGGCCTGGCGCTGATGCTCAACGCGCTCGACGTGGACCTCGACGAGAACGCCCGGCTGCCGGTGCCGCCGACGAAATAA
- a CDS encoding acyl-CoA dehydrogenase, whose amino-acid sequence MSVVESGPLHGITDEFVARLVDRAEEAERLRRLPAATVSDFRQTDLFRLLLPARFGGLQASFPELLQPIRRMAHGCASSAWTLGFYALHNWMLSLFEPRVQEEVFASGPVLAPAPLAPTGRGVPADGGVRVTGRWSWATGAMDADWMIVGALIERADRIDPALVVLPAEQVEVVDTWHTAGMRGTGSHDLVVDDVFVPEHRLVAVADIYGGTAPGAREHGVPTYRWPMVPALALTASMPVLGTAERVTDLFAERLGGRVLAYSGVAQKDQPAAQIRLGEARVRLSALRALIEATADEIETIVVSGERVSRSVRADARLAAARTVHECRAIIADLLEASGASAHFLSSPLQRAKRDVDIAAGHVVFDYDTSRELAGALAIGAKISPIATI is encoded by the coding sequence ATGTCCGTGGTCGAAAGCGGTCCCCTGCACGGCATCACCGACGAGTTCGTTGCGCGGCTGGTCGATCGCGCCGAGGAGGCCGAGCGGTTGCGGCGGCTACCTGCGGCGACGGTGAGCGATTTCCGGCAGACCGATCTGTTCCGGTTGCTGCTCCCGGCGCGGTTCGGCGGCCTGCAAGCCTCGTTTCCCGAACTGCTGCAACCGATTCGGCGGATGGCGCACGGCTGCGCCTCGAGCGCCTGGACGCTGGGTTTCTACGCGCTGCACAACTGGATGCTCTCGTTGTTCGAACCGCGGGTGCAGGAGGAGGTGTTCGCGTCGGGCCCGGTGCTGGCGCCGGCTCCCCTGGCCCCCACCGGCCGCGGCGTCCCGGCCGACGGCGGCGTGCGGGTGACCGGCAGGTGGTCGTGGGCGACGGGCGCGATGGATGCCGACTGGATGATCGTCGGCGCGCTGATCGAGCGCGCGGACAGGATCGATCCGGCGCTCGTCGTGCTGCCCGCCGAGCAGGTCGAGGTCGTCGACACCTGGCACACGGCCGGCATGCGCGGCACCGGTTCGCACGATCTGGTCGTCGACGATGTTTTCGTCCCCGAGCACCGGTTGGTCGCCGTGGCCGACATCTACGGCGGCACGGCGCCCGGCGCGCGTGAGCACGGCGTCCCGACATATCGGTGGCCGATGGTTCCCGCGCTGGCGCTGACGGCGTCGATGCCCGTGCTCGGAACCGCCGAACGGGTGACCGACCTGTTCGCCGAGCGGCTGGGCGGCCGGGTGCTGGCCTACAGCGGGGTGGCGCAAAAGGATCAGCCCGCCGCGCAGATCCGGCTCGGCGAGGCGCGGGTGCGGCTGAGCGCGCTGCGGGCGTTGATCGAGGCGACCGCCGACGAGATCGAGACGATCGTGGTCAGCGGCGAGCGGGTGAGCCGGTCGGTGCGCGCCGATGCCCGGCTGGCCGCCGCGCGCACGGTGCACGAGTGCCGGGCGATCATCGCCGATCTGCTGGAAGCGTCCGGGGCCAGCGCGCATTTCCTGTCCAGCCCGCTACAGCGGGCCAAGCGCGACGTGGACATCGCCGCGGGGCATGTGGTTTTCGACTACGACACGAGCCGAGAGTTGGCCGGGGCATTGGCGATTGGCGCGAAGATCTCGCCCATCGCCACGATCTGA